The genomic window CCACAGTCTGAGGGCTCAGAGCAGAGATTGCCAGAACTGGAAAGCACCTCATGGAGGTGAAGTAAAGGACCAGGACAAAGAATCTGAGTGCTGGAATGGACACACTCAAGATCTCTTCAGTCTCACACTTCACTTCATAAGAAACTGACTCCAAGGGTCCAAGGGAAGGAAACTGACTTGTCTCAAGCCATAGTTCTGGAAAGCCAGACTTAGAACCCTAAGTTCCTGACTAGGCTCAACGCCCCTTCTGCTGTGCTATCGGGAAGGGTGGGGGGTGTCAGCCCTAATTCTCTCTCTATCCAGTCAGTTACCAAGTCTGTTGTTTCTTCCTTCTGAAGATCATTCGGATTCCCTGCGATCTGTAGTCAGATGGCCACCCCTGTTCAGCCACTGCGTTTCTACACTTGGGGTACTTCACTCTTCTTCAGTCTTTGGCCTCCTGTTCATCAGGCACCAAACTAACTCTTCCTGAATGTCATTTAAACCCTCTTGTCTAAAACTCCCTGTGGCTTCCATTGTCCTGCAAGGCTGATTCTGGATGGGTCAGCACGCCCTGGTCCAGACTGGCCTTCCTTATTAAGGCCAGTCCCCTCAACTATGCTGTAGACCCATGGGGGCCTTCTATCCCGCTGGTCTTCTGTTCTCCCTGGCAGTAATCATCTTCCCTTTTTCACTAATCTGTATCCTCAGGACTTATCTCCTGTGAAACCTTCTGGATTAACCCTAATCTGTACTGATTCCCCTGACTTGTAATTTCCTAAGCACTTATAATTAGTAATTTAATAACAGCAATagtaatgatgaggatgatgataaataaGTGCTATCTCACGCAATGCTCATACTCACTACTGTAGCACTGctctaaactgtttatattcttccTCAATAATTAGGTTAGAAATGCTTCAAGGGTCTCCTGTGCCCCCTCCCAGAACCCAGGTAAGCAGAAAGTACTTGGCAAGTGGTCACTGCAAGAAGCCCCAGGTCCCCACACCCGCCTCCCTGTACCCCTCTGGCCAGACCCACTTTCGTCCTTTCCCCTTCATTTAGCTGGTTCAGAAAACCAGTGGCCAGCTGTCTGCCCTGACACCCTGCTGCACTTTGTCCCCAGGAGGGACACAATCCTTGGGCCAGACCTCCATCCATGGACAAGGCTCCCTGCCCCCCAGTGGAAATACTGACAGGCAGAGAGAAAGTAGGGAGTGAGATGTCATGGGATGTTTgatgaaggaaagggggaaattgAGGTTGGCTGGCAAGGAGATGGTGCCCATAGCCAGATTTCAATTCATATCTTTCCTCCTGACTCATCATGATCCTGGGAAAAAGGGTTGAGGGAAGGTCACTTGCCCTAATTCAGAccccagaaaaggagaaagatttcATACTGAGTAGATGGAATCCagggaaaaaaaccaacccaatTCCATCCTTTCGTGAGTGTTTTCATTGGAACTGAGAGGGCATTGCCAGGGGGAGAAGTGTAGGACTGGGGACTATACTCACCAGCATGTTCTGAGGCATGCGTCCCAGGGGTAATGTGAACATCCAtctggaaggaagaatgaaagaaccACTAAAAGGCCTTGAAGAAGTCTGATCCTTGATAAGTGCCCATCTCCCAGGCCTCTCAGGGCATGAGGCAAAGTGACTTAGAAGGAGATTTATGGCTCTTCATTCCTCAATGGCCTTTTATAAGAAACAGCAATGTGACAGACACCTCACTTGAATTCCTCTTAAAAGTATTCAAAGGGTTAATTAACAAATCAGGTACAGAGCTAGTATGTAAGTAGGGAGCACTCATGTCCTTCACTGACCTTGAACCTTTCAGGCAGGGAGCGGATCAGCTTGACTTTGATGGACAGGCCGATTAACGTTGCCATGCTGCAGTGAGGTATTGTGGGAGTGAATTCCACAGCCACTGTACTCTCTCTGTCATTAACCtgcagaggaaggagagactgCTAGCTACTGTTTATCTGGGCTCTTCTCCCAATGTCAAGGTCAACTTGCCATAGGGAGGAAAACACCTAGGTCAACACTGATGCCTAAACACAAAGGCCCACACTGCCTCTAAGTTGTTtctaaaaaattctgaacttaatgccaaataaaaagaacattttcatatatgaagtggaacagaaaaggggaGCTCATGCATGAAATTGTGACACTCTATTATGTACAGCATGCTTTACTTTGAAGTTTATAATAAATTCAActtgtaactttcaaagctatgCTGATTCCCTGGGCTCTTACGTGCTCTTATAGTGCCTCCTTGATGGTCAAACTGCCACAGAACTGCTCAGGAAAACTATGGCAGACCCACCTTGCTTCCCTCCCTGAATTCTCTGTGTATCAAGAATCAAAAGAGGCCTGTCATACCAGGTCTCAAACTATATTCCATAATGAAGTAAccatcaaaatgatttggtaccaacaagttaaaaaaaaacaacagagagGTGATGAGTGTAACAGATTTGGCATCTAACACAGAGAGCAAATGAACCCTGTAGCAAAGTGTCTGATAAATCTAAAGACCCGAAGTACTAGGGTAAGGTCtcccaggaaaactggaaagcagtttggtaaaAACCAGGTATAGaaaacatctcacatcatataccaggATAAACTCCAAAGGGATATATGACTTAAATATAACAAgtaatatcataaacaaattagaggaataaAGAAGGAATTATATTTTGGATATATAGGtagggaaagagttcatgatcaaaaaggatcacagaaaagaaaatggacaattgtgattatataaaattaaaaaatatgtgtagaaataaaaataattcagttaaaattaaaaggaaattatgttactggaaaaaaaatctgaatttctgTGATAAAAATCTGATATCTAAGATATGTAAGGAATcgatttaaatttaaaagaagagccattccccatttgataagtggtcaaaggatatgaacaggaaggaagaaatccaatCTATCAACATATGAAAAGGTGCTCTAAATAAAGAGTAAAGAAATGCAACTCCGAAGttttacctcatacctatcaggctgtagacaaaataggaaaatgacaacTGTTTGGGGGGGAAAGCTCCAGGATaatataagtatacacacatatgtatatgtcatatacatatgtatgtatatttttcctttttagaggtaatcagggttaagtgacttgcccagggtcatatagctagtaagtgtctgaagctggatttgaactctgatcctcctgactccagggccagtgctcatctacctagctgccccaagactAGGAATACTGATACAGTATGAATTAGGCTGGCcatctggaaagaaatttggagctATGATCAAAACATCAATAAATTGTACATGCAATTTGagccagtgtttagcacagtgcctagctcatagcaggagcttaataaatgcttgttgacttggccCAGCTATATTATTGCTTGCCTATAATCAGGATCAGAGAaaaagatccatatgtacaaaattatttatagtggCTAATATTGCTAcaactttttgtagtagcaaagaactggaaactattgcagaatggctaaacagattatggcatgtgaatgtaatgggatattattgtgctgtagAAATTGGTGAAATGAATAGCTTCAGAGATACCTGGAAaaactatatgaactgatgcacagtgaagagAGTAGAGCCAGAAAATAGAACAATATAAAGAAAACCAACTTTGAAAGcattctgatcaatgaaatgacctatgctcatgattccagaagactaatgaaGTCTGCTAGCCACTTCTTGACAAGTGATGGATgtgagatgcagaatgagacacataaTTTTGGACAGAGTCAATGTGGGAATCTGCTTTGCTtgattattcatatttgttataAAAGCTATGTTGTTTTTCCTAAGAGGGGAGATGGAAGGCAAGCAGGGAAAGACATAGGGCTGCCAAACCCTGcgccccacccccccccaaaactaacatttacatggtgctgtaaggtttgcaaagcttacaaatattacctcatttaatccttccAACAATCcagggagataggtactattatcatcattatagaagaggaaactgaggcagacagaggttaagttacttgctcaaggtcacacagctgagtgactggaactcaggtcttcctgactctaagactggcACTCTAACctctgggccacctagctgcctttctaaGACAGTCATCAAggcatctttttttaaagcacagaaaAGAGACCGGAAAGAAGCCCAGGAAACAGCATAGGCatgcaggacagttttgaaagctaTAGGTTAAACTTaagtacttattttaaaaaaaaggcaagttCTCCATAATAGGGAATCTGCAGCTTCatgtataatcctctttttctgttctactatgaatatggaaatatgcctTTTCATTTTGGTATTACGTTCATAACATTAAAAACAGTTCTGTATGTAGTGTTTCTTCTATATTGAAGGAAAGAATTCTACCTGTGTACAAAAGAAAACAGCTATCTTAGAAGCTGCAGCTCCATCCAAGGAGAGAAAGTCATGGGGGATTTGAGTCCTTAACAATtccattcaattaatatttattaatggcctgctatgtgccaggcactgataagtgctggggaatacaaaaagatggaaaagactGTCCCTACCCTCCAGGAGGTTCCAATTTAATGGGAGAAACAAATATACACGTAGCAATCTAGgtcaggaaaaataggaaataatgaataggTTAGGTACTGGAGTGAAGAGGgcttggagaaggcttcctgtagcacTTGGGTCTATGGGGGCTTTAGAGGTCATCCGGGATAAAGAGCATGAGTTCTGGAAAGGCAGGAGTTCCAGTTCGGACCCCATCACTTCCCAGCGGGGagaccttgggtgaatcacttcTGTTAAACCCTGCAAACTTCCTAAACTTAAAGCACAAACTCGTACAAAAGGATGCCAGCTCCCTTTCCTTTACATCCCCTGCCctctgcacagtgcctggcacttcaTAAAAAGCTGCTGAGAACGCATCCCTGAGAATGGGGGCATCTCTACCCGGGGAAGGGGCAGAAATCCCCAAGGTGACGGTAGGACaacccctccttctccctccccaccccttcctcacTTTCACCCGCACTTGCTCCACCACATTCAACTCCTCCAAGGTGAGCGGGTGCTCGGGGTCATTGATGGACCGGATCAGGTGTGCGCAGCGAGTGAAGGAAAACACTACTGCATCACGGCCAGCAGGGGGCGCTCCAGAGCGCTCTCCCCGGTTCCAAGGCCCCGCCCACTTCCCCCAGGAGGATCGCGCTTacgccccgcccccaccccacccGGGCCCTGCCCAACTCCCGAGGGCGATCACGCTCACGCCCCCACTCTCGCGTAGTCCCGAAGCCTCGTTCCCGCCCCCGCCCCTGGGGTTCTCGGCCCGCTAAGCTCCGCAGGCGCGCGATTTCCCACTCGCCAGAGGATATCGAAGATTTCCCGGTCGTCGATGCTGTCGGGGACCTGCTCGTCCTCCTCGCCCGCGGTGACAGGCCGCTCCCCCGACCTTTGGTAGATCAGCGGGTTGGCGTTCTCCAAGAGGCCGCCTAGGCCCGCGCCGCCGCCTGCGCCCACCATGTTATCCGGACCCTAGGCGGGCCGTTCAGGGGGCGCCCCTGCCGGCGAGGCTCACTTCCGGTGTGCGGCTTTGGCCGCGAGCAGGCAGAGGGCGTTTCCGGGAGGGGCGGCTACGGTGGTGCGGAGAGGACAAAAACGTTCCCCTTGCGTTCTAGCGCCGCTCCGCCGCTCCCTAAGCCGCCTAAGGGGAAAGGACGGGGAAGGGCTGTGAGAATCAGGGGGTCGGAGGCGGCCGCGGGGAGGCCGCTGGACCCGTGCGTTCCCTGGGCCAAGTCACGACACATCCTTGGGCCGCAGCCTTCCCGGTGTAAAATGGGTGGCTTGGACTGGGGGACCTGGAGGCGTGGCGTCAGCCTGGAGCGTGCCGGTTAATGTTTAACCACCGGCTCTCGGCGGGGGTGGGGCAGGGGCGGGGACGTAGGACGGCGTGCCTTTATGTTCCTTCGGCTTTAGTAACCTTTCTTAAGCCTAGATGACCCGCATGACCGAGCACccagccctgatttgtagcatttgcagaTTCTGAGGCGAGGTGGACGGGTCTACACTGGAAATTTAACCCGGACTCTTTCCAAACCGGTTCAGCAGCTCAATTCAGGAATTATTGAGCGCCTTCTGCATGCAAGCCTTCCACacacaaagacaaatgaaactgCCTTTGTTTTCCAGGAACTGGCGCCCTActtgaaggaaataataataataa from Notamacropus eugenii isolate mMacEug1 chromosome 1, mMacEug1.pri_v2, whole genome shotgun sequence includes these protein-coding regions:
- the CIAO2B gene encoding cytosolic iron-sulfur assembly component 2B, with translation MVGAGGGAGLGGLLENANPLIYQRSGERPVTAGEEDEQVPDSIDDREIFDLIRSINDPEHPLTLEELNVVEQVRVKVNDRESTVAVEFTPTIPHCSMATLIGLSIKVKLIRSLPERFKMDVHITPGTHASEHAVNKQLADKERVAAALENSHLLEVVNQCLSARS